From a region of the Paenibacillus sp. FSL R10-2734 genome:
- a CDS encoding helix-turn-helix domain-containing protein yields the protein MNANNKYHILMQGTISKNVSETCKEFGISRTIYYQWSKAYQEQGMDGLAEKERKPVMPNKVDKRTERLILQYVAKFPEDGPKRIFYELQDEGVNIGESGIYNVLRRNGLSTRVEREAYAKEVKAKKRDGAQAANRERTKPLDYKMKNLENAHPGYMCQQSISYMGVFPRVGKVYQYVIYDAYSRLGLVKLYNRKSTIHFIDFMHLKVIPLMKTLEFQIDNLVTNKSREFTTNWDRGKHKYSDFLHKNNINQVAIPADQTEIFQPLQQFVAVLTKEFYQQAWADDTIDSFEILEKRLHEYLRIYNFSRVITDGPNQGKIPSDVALEYTGQRETLPLWLFTRR from the coding sequence GTGAATGCAAACAACAAATATCATATCCTCATGCAAGGAACCATCAGTAAAAATGTGAGCGAAACCTGCAAGGAGTTTGGCATTTCTCGGACGATCTATTATCAGTGGAGTAAAGCTTACCAAGAGCAGGGTATGGATGGACTGGCAGAGAAGGAACGAAAACCGGTAATGCCTAATAAAGTGGATAAGCGAACGGAAAGATTGATCTTACAATACGTTGCCAAGTTCCCTGAAGATGGGCCCAAGCGAATCTTTTATGAATTGCAGGATGAGGGTGTGAACATAGGGGAGTCTGGTATTTATAATGTGCTGCGTCGAAACGGACTTAGTACGAGAGTAGAGCGTGAGGCTTATGCCAAAGAAGTTAAAGCAAAAAAGAGAGATGGCGCACAAGCCGCTAATAGAGAGAGAACAAAACCTCTTGATTATAAGATGAAAAATCTGGAAAATGCTCATCCCGGGTATATGTGCCAACAGAGTATTAGCTATATGGGAGTATTTCCAAGGGTAGGCAAGGTGTATCAATACGTGATCTACGATGCCTATTCTAGATTAGGTTTAGTTAAGCTATATAATCGGAAGTCGACCATTCATTTTATAGATTTTATGCATTTGAAGGTCATTCCATTGATGAAGACTTTAGAATTCCAAATCGACAATCTGGTTACGAACAAGAGTCGTGAATTCACTACAAACTGGGATAGAGGTAAACATAAGTACAGCGATTTTTTACATAAGAACAACATTAATCAAGTAGCCATACCTGCAGATCAGACTGAGATATTTCAGCCTTTACAGCAATTTGTAGCGGTGTTGACGAAAGAGTTTTACCAGCAAGCTTGGGCGGATGATACGATAGATTCCTTTGAAATTTTAGAAAAGCGCTTACACGAATATTTGAGGATCTATAACTTCAGCAGGGTAATCACCGACGGACCTAATCAAGGTAAAATACCATCAGATGTCGCACTTGAGTATACAGGTCAGCGAGAGACCTTGCCATTATGGTTATTTACAAGGAGATAA